A stretch of Porites lutea chromosome 5, jaPorLute2.1, whole genome shotgun sequence DNA encodes these proteins:
- the LOC140936388 gene encoding threonine--tRNA ligase 1, cytoplasmic-like isoform X1, with protein sequence MIKSLNVLLRRSASTTILRACIWKLNTYPVGGVWRGTVPRAFFCCTSKLFKADEDPVEYPLEFYSTLYFAGIMSNTGLEEKVEKMNVEGKEAKGQKGSEKTKGEKKKKEDLSAFPLELNPPPAFIEERIVLFDKLKAQYDAQIEAKEKTPIKITLRDGKVVDGLAWKTTPYEIAASISQGLADNTVVCKVNGEVFDLDRVLEGDCSLEFLNFDDDEAKAVFWHSSAHIMGEAMERHYGGHLCYGPPIEEGYYYDMFCEGRQVSSNDYPSLDSLTKSIVKEKQPFVRLVMTKEELLEMFKYNEFKCRIIREKINTPSTTVYRCGPLIDLCRGPHVRHTGKIKAMRVTKNSATYWEGNCEAESLQRLYGISFPNEKQMKEWKKFQEEASKRDHRKLGRDHELFFFHELSPGSCFFLPKGAHIYNTLINFIKEEYRKRGFQEVVSPNIYSTKLWETSGHWQHYSENMFSFEVEKEKYALKPMNCPGHCVMFDHRPRSWRELPLRMADFGVLHRNELSGTLTGLTRVRRFQQDDAHIFCRPDQIGDEIKGCLDFLRFVYNKFGFTFKLYLSTRPDKYMGKLELWNDAEKELENSLNEFGMPWTLNPGDGAFYGPKIDIQIQDALRRYHQCATIQLDFQLPERFKLSYVSGEGDEKKRPVIIHRAILGSVERMIAILTENFGGKWPFWLSPTQAIVIPVSPKYEEYANKVKQTVWDAGFLTDIDLDHGTTLNKKIRNAQLAQYNFIFVVGEKEENSNTVNVRTRDNKVHGEISIENLLEKFAYLSKERIRNSEDEF encoded by the exons ATGATTAAGTCTTTAAATGTTTTGCTACGACGAAGCGCTTCGACGACGATTTTGAGAGCATGCATATGGAAGCTTAACACATATCCTGTGGGAGGAGTTTGGCGTGGAACAGTACCTCGGGCATTTTTTTGCTGTACATCAAAACTATTCAAGGCTGATGAGGATCCAGTTGAGTATCCGTTAGAG TTTTATTCCACGTTGTACTTTGCTGGGATCATGTCGAATACCGGGTTAGAAGAGAAAGTAGAAAAAATGAATGTTGAAGGAAAAGAGGCTAAAGGCCAGAAAGGCAGCGAAAAGACTAAAggagagaaaaagaagaaggaggATCTTAGCGCCTTTCCACTTGAA TTGAATCCACCACCAGCCTTCATAGAAGAAAGAATAGTTTTATTTGACAAACTAAAGGCACAGTATGATGCACAAATTGAAG ccAAAGAGAAAACACCCATCAAGATTACTCTACGTGATGGTAAAGTCGTAGATGGTCTGGCTTGGAAGACTACACCTTATGAAATTGCTGCCTCAATAAG CCAAGGTCTTGCTGATAACACCGTTGTTTGTAAG GTCAATGGTGAAGTATTTGACTTGGACAGAGTACTTGAAGGAGATTGTTCCTTAGAATTCCTGAATTTTGATGATGACGAAG CTAAAGCTGTATTTTGGCATTCAAGTGCACATATTATGGGTGAAGCTATGGAGAGGCATTACGGAGGTCACCTGTGTTATGGACCTCCAATAGAAGAGGGTTATTACTATGACATGTTCTGCGAGGGAAG ACAGGTGTCTTCTAACGACTACCCATCTCTGGACAGTCTGACAAAATCTATTGTAAAGGAAAAACAGCCATTTGTCAGACTTGTGATGACAAAGGAAGAACTTTTAGAGATGTTTAAG TACAATGAATTTAAGTGCAGGATTATacgggaaaaaataaatacTCCATCCACAACTGTGTACAG GTGTGGTCCCCTGATTGATTTGTGCCGAGGACCTCATGTGCGGCACACTGGCAAAATAAAGGCTATGCGAGTTACAAAG AATTCTGCCACATACTGGGAAGGGAACTGTGAGGCAGAGTCTCTTCAGCGGTTGTATGGAATCTCGTTTCCAAATGAAAAGCAG ATGAAAGAATGGAAGAAATTTCAAGAAGAGGCTTCCAAAAGAGATCACAGAAAACTAGGAAGG GATCATGAACTGTTCTTCTTCCATGAGTTGAGTCCTGGAAGCTGTTTCTTTTTGCCCAAAGGGGCTCACATTTACAATACTCTGATTAACTTTATCAAG GAGGAGTACCGCAAGCGTGGATTCCAGGAAGTTGTGTCACCCAACATTTACAGCACCAAGCTATGGGAGACCTCTGGACACTGGCAGCATTACTCA GAAAACATGTTCTCATTTGAGGTGGAGAAGGAAAAATATGCCTTAAAACCCATGAACTGTCCAGGGCATTG cGTTATGTTTGATCACCGTCCTCGTTCATGGCGTGAACTTCCCCTGAGGATGGCAGACTTTGGGGTTCTTCATCGTAATGAGTTGTCTGGAACGCTGACTGGACTGACCCGTGTCAGGAGATTCCAGCAAGATGATGCACATATCTTCTGCAGACCAGACCAG ATTGGCGATGAAATTAAAGGCTGTCTGGATTTCCTGAGGTTTGTGTATAACAAGTTTGGTTTCACCTTCAAACTCTACCTATCCACCAGACCTGACAAGTATATGGGAAAACTAGAACTGTGGAATGATGCAGAGAAG GAGCTTGAAAACTCATTAAATGAGTTTGGAATGCCATGGACTTTGAACCCTGGTGATGGAGCATTTTATGGGCCTAAG ATTGATATTCAGATACAGGATGCACTGCGCAGATATCACCAGTGTGCCACAATTCAACTTGACTTCCAGCTTCCTGAAAGGTTCAAGCTATCTTACGTCAG tggCGAAGGAGATGAAAAGAAAAGGCCGGTCATCATCCACCGCGCTATTCTGGGCTCAGTGGAAAGAATGATCGCCATcttgactgaaaattttggtGGAAAATG GCCATTCTGGTTGTCACCAACTCAAGCCATTGTGATCCCCGTGTCTCCAAAATACGAAGAGTACGCGAACAAG GTCAAGCAGACCGTTTGGGATGCTGGGTTTTTAACTGATATTGATCTTGATCACGGTACAACACTCAACAAGAAAATCAGGAACGCCCAGCTTGCACAGTACAACTTTATTTTTG tggttggcgaaaaagaagaaaattccaATACTGTAAATGTTCGCACTCGCGACAACAAAGTCCACGGAGAAATTAGCATCGAGAATTTGCTGGAAAAATTCGCCTATCTATCCAAGGAAAGAATCAGGAACAGTGAGgatgaattttaa
- the LOC140936388 gene encoding threonine--tRNA ligase 1, cytoplasmic-like isoform X2, translated as MIKSLNVLLRRSASTTILRACIWKLNTYPVGGVWRGTVPRAFFCCTSKLFKADEDPVEYPLELNPPPAFIEERIVLFDKLKAQYDAQIEAKEKTPIKITLRDGKVVDGLAWKTTPYEIAASISQGLADNTVVCKVNGEVFDLDRVLEGDCSLEFLNFDDDEAKAVFWHSSAHIMGEAMERHYGGHLCYGPPIEEGYYYDMFCEGRQVSSNDYPSLDSLTKSIVKEKQPFVRLVMTKEELLEMFKYNEFKCRIIREKINTPSTTVYRCGPLIDLCRGPHVRHTGKIKAMRVTKNSATYWEGNCEAESLQRLYGISFPNEKQMKEWKKFQEEASKRDHRKLGRDHELFFFHELSPGSCFFLPKGAHIYNTLINFIKEEYRKRGFQEVVSPNIYSTKLWETSGHWQHYSENMFSFEVEKEKYALKPMNCPGHCVMFDHRPRSWRELPLRMADFGVLHRNELSGTLTGLTRVRRFQQDDAHIFCRPDQIGDEIKGCLDFLRFVYNKFGFTFKLYLSTRPDKYMGKLELWNDAEKELENSLNEFGMPWTLNPGDGAFYGPKIDIQIQDALRRYHQCATIQLDFQLPERFKLSYVSGEGDEKKRPVIIHRAILGSVERMIAILTENFGGKWPFWLSPTQAIVIPVSPKYEEYANKVKQTVWDAGFLTDIDLDHGTTLNKKIRNAQLAQYNFIFVVGEKEENSNTVNVRTRDNKVHGEISIENLLEKFAYLSKERIRNSEDEF; from the exons ATGATTAAGTCTTTAAATGTTTTGCTACGACGAAGCGCTTCGACGACGATTTTGAGAGCATGCATATGGAAGCTTAACACATATCCTGTGGGAGGAGTTTGGCGTGGAACAGTACCTCGGGCATTTTTTTGCTGTACATCAAAACTATTCAAGGCTGATGAGGATCCAGTTGAGTATCCGTTAGAG TTGAATCCACCACCAGCCTTCATAGAAGAAAGAATAGTTTTATTTGACAAACTAAAGGCACAGTATGATGCACAAATTGAAG ccAAAGAGAAAACACCCATCAAGATTACTCTACGTGATGGTAAAGTCGTAGATGGTCTGGCTTGGAAGACTACACCTTATGAAATTGCTGCCTCAATAAG CCAAGGTCTTGCTGATAACACCGTTGTTTGTAAG GTCAATGGTGAAGTATTTGACTTGGACAGAGTACTTGAAGGAGATTGTTCCTTAGAATTCCTGAATTTTGATGATGACGAAG CTAAAGCTGTATTTTGGCATTCAAGTGCACATATTATGGGTGAAGCTATGGAGAGGCATTACGGAGGTCACCTGTGTTATGGACCTCCAATAGAAGAGGGTTATTACTATGACATGTTCTGCGAGGGAAG ACAGGTGTCTTCTAACGACTACCCATCTCTGGACAGTCTGACAAAATCTATTGTAAAGGAAAAACAGCCATTTGTCAGACTTGTGATGACAAAGGAAGAACTTTTAGAGATGTTTAAG TACAATGAATTTAAGTGCAGGATTATacgggaaaaaataaatacTCCATCCACAACTGTGTACAG GTGTGGTCCCCTGATTGATTTGTGCCGAGGACCTCATGTGCGGCACACTGGCAAAATAAAGGCTATGCGAGTTACAAAG AATTCTGCCACATACTGGGAAGGGAACTGTGAGGCAGAGTCTCTTCAGCGGTTGTATGGAATCTCGTTTCCAAATGAAAAGCAG ATGAAAGAATGGAAGAAATTTCAAGAAGAGGCTTCCAAAAGAGATCACAGAAAACTAGGAAGG GATCATGAACTGTTCTTCTTCCATGAGTTGAGTCCTGGAAGCTGTTTCTTTTTGCCCAAAGGGGCTCACATTTACAATACTCTGATTAACTTTATCAAG GAGGAGTACCGCAAGCGTGGATTCCAGGAAGTTGTGTCACCCAACATTTACAGCACCAAGCTATGGGAGACCTCTGGACACTGGCAGCATTACTCA GAAAACATGTTCTCATTTGAGGTGGAGAAGGAAAAATATGCCTTAAAACCCATGAACTGTCCAGGGCATTG cGTTATGTTTGATCACCGTCCTCGTTCATGGCGTGAACTTCCCCTGAGGATGGCAGACTTTGGGGTTCTTCATCGTAATGAGTTGTCTGGAACGCTGACTGGACTGACCCGTGTCAGGAGATTCCAGCAAGATGATGCACATATCTTCTGCAGACCAGACCAG ATTGGCGATGAAATTAAAGGCTGTCTGGATTTCCTGAGGTTTGTGTATAACAAGTTTGGTTTCACCTTCAAACTCTACCTATCCACCAGACCTGACAAGTATATGGGAAAACTAGAACTGTGGAATGATGCAGAGAAG GAGCTTGAAAACTCATTAAATGAGTTTGGAATGCCATGGACTTTGAACCCTGGTGATGGAGCATTTTATGGGCCTAAG ATTGATATTCAGATACAGGATGCACTGCGCAGATATCACCAGTGTGCCACAATTCAACTTGACTTCCAGCTTCCTGAAAGGTTCAAGCTATCTTACGTCAG tggCGAAGGAGATGAAAAGAAAAGGCCGGTCATCATCCACCGCGCTATTCTGGGCTCAGTGGAAAGAATGATCGCCATcttgactgaaaattttggtGGAAAATG GCCATTCTGGTTGTCACCAACTCAAGCCATTGTGATCCCCGTGTCTCCAAAATACGAAGAGTACGCGAACAAG GTCAAGCAGACCGTTTGGGATGCTGGGTTTTTAACTGATATTGATCTTGATCACGGTACAACACTCAACAAGAAAATCAGGAACGCCCAGCTTGCACAGTACAACTTTATTTTTG tggttggcgaaaaagaagaaaattccaATACTGTAAATGTTCGCACTCGCGACAACAAAGTCCACGGAGAAATTAGCATCGAGAATTTGCTGGAAAAATTCGCCTATCTATCCAAGGAAAGAATCAGGAACAGTGAGgatgaattttaa